TTGATGCGCACGCAGCCGTACAGGTAGATGAATTTGCCCGTGGCGACGCCCTCCATCCCAGTGTGGACGTCGCGGTACCGCTTGCCGAGGATGATGCCCCCAGGTTGAAAAACAGTCACGGGCGTCCTCCTGAGGAACGGAAGCAGGGTTGTAAACATGGTCACCGGTGGGACTTCGCCCGCTTCCCTCGCTTCCGCTTCCGGACGAGGGGCACAGGTGTCGAGTGCTCGGGGTTACGGCGCTGTCTGGGGGGCTTTGGAATGCTGGGAGGCGGCCGTTGCAGGGGGCTGACGGCGACCACCTCCAGGTGGGCCTGCCCGTCCCGCTCGAAGGCCACCGCGTAAGCCATGACGTTCTCGATCAGCGCTCCCTCACGCAGCCAGGTGTGTGGTACCCGACTCAGGACGGAATGCGGCCAATGCTGGAGCAGCCGTACGACATACACGGGGAGATCCAGCGCAATCTGCTTGAGCAGCGCCAGGCCTGCTGGAGGGAGGTGGTCCGGGTTGCCGGGGTGATACAGGTGGAGTTGGGGTTGGCCCGCCAGGGCGTCCCGGAGGGGCAGAAAGCGGATGGATTGCATGTGGGGGCTCCCTCCCGGAGTCGAACCGGGCCGCGCCTGAAAGCACGGGCGTCTGCAAGGGGCATGGGAGTATGGGCGCGCCAGCAGAACGCGCCCAGCACAAACCGCCAGCTCAGTGGCAACGGCGATGTCTTCATGGGAACCTCCTGGTTGGAGACAACAGTCGCGTGTGGCCCGCCGGGCTGCTGGGGCAACATGACGGACCTCCTGGAGCGAAGTTGAGCCGGAACACCACGCACACGGTGGTGGCCAGGCAAAGACCCCACGTCGGTTTCTCCCGTGCAGGGCGAGGTGGGGTGCTGGGGGCCGGAGTCGAACCGGCGAGGACTGCCGTTCAGTCCCCAGGCCGTGGAGCTGCCCCGAGGCGAATTCCCCGTATGGCTGATGTGGGGCAGCCTGGCCACACGCCACAGCAGCGTGCTCACTTGTTGCACGCGAGGCGGTGCGTGCTCCGGAGCGGAGGCTCCGTACCGCTCTTACGGGTCAGGACCAATCGCCCGAGTCCTGACTCTTCCGGGGGCGTCCGAGGGGAGGACGGCATTGAAGCCGCCACCACCGGTGCTCAAGGGGTGAAGTTGAAACGCTGATGCCCTGAGCGCAGGTGGTCTGCCTGGCTCCCCGAAGGGGTGGCATTTGTTCACTCACATGAACGTGAGGTAAAGTCTTTTATGAGACGTTACCTCCACTACACGTATGTCTCCAAAGTGAAGGACACCCTCCACCAGGAGGCCGAAGAAGAGGTACGGGATTTCGGGAGTCCATCAGAATTCCTTTCCTACTGTGAGGCGATGGAGCACCTGAGGCAGGATGAACGTGACCCATTGATCGAGTTTTATACGGAGGAGACGACGCAAGCGACGTATGAGTTGAGGGCGGCGCGCCTCAGGGCGATGAACTGGGATGATGTCGCAACGGAAGTGACCTCCTGAGGGGAAGTGGGCCCTGTCCGGAGTCGCGCCGGACTTTCAGCGGCTCGCGGGGCCAAAGTGACGCCCCAGCCGCGAGGGCCAGGGCGCAGGGTGGTGGGCGTCAGGCAGAGGTTCTCAAGGCGTACCCCATACCACGAACAGTGCGTATGTAACTTCGTCCAGCAACGTCGCGCAGCTTGCTCCGCAAGTTGCCAAAATGAACATCCACAACGTTAGAGCTGGTAGAAAGCTCTCCTTTCCAGATTTCGTTGCTGATTTCCTGCCGGGAGTACACCCGGCCTGGCTGCCGTGAGAGCAACAGCAACAACTCAAACTCCTTGCGGGAAAGGAGTACTTCCTTGCCGTCATAGAGCACCTGACGCCGTTCCGGATGGATCTGCAGGTCACCAAAGGAAAGGAGGTCGTCCTTCTTCTGCCGAAGCTGGACTTTAACCCGGGCGAGCAATTCTTCCGGGTGAAACGGCTTGGTGACGTAGTCGTTCGCCCCCGCCTCCAGCAGCTCTACCTTGCGGTCCACCGCATCGATGGCCGTCAGGACAATGATGGGGACATCCATGGTTTTGCGCAGGCGGCGTGCCACCTCCACACCGTCGAAGTCGGGGAGACCCAAATCGAGAATGACCAGGTGCGGGGGTGTTTCACGGGCTTGCATCAGGCCGCTGGTCCCCGTGGACGCCGTGCTGACATCCCACCCGCCCTCCTGAAGTTCGTACTGGAGGACTTGAGCGATATCTGGGTTGTCTTCGATCACGAGGATATGGGCTTGCATGGGGCTCCTGAGGATGGAACAGAATTTCCAGTCATCCTAGAAAGCCCTTCTGGTGGGTTTCTCTGCCCTCCTTTAGCTTTCCCTGAGCTATGACGAGAGTGTGAAGAGTTACAGCTAAAGCTGGGCTTGGAATGAGACTCATCTTTTGAGTGTCTGGGTTGGAGGCGGGGTACCGAACCGCTGGGATGTTTGGCATTTGGGATGGCTTTGCCAGGAGTTATGCCGGATAGGTCGCAGCTCGCGGGGCCAAAGTGACGCCCCAGCCGCAAAGGCCAGGGCGAGAGGAGGGCTTGGAGGGCGATGAACTGGAACGGCGTGCAGTCGGGAGCGACCACCTGAGGTGACGTTGGTCCCCGTTGGCGCCGCAGCAGGTTCCCGCAGGCGACCGCTCCTGAGACGGCCGTTACCGCTTGTCCTCACCTCTCAGGAAGAACCAATACGGTTCCCGGCCCGTCAGGGCCAACCAGCGGTCTGCGTCCTCGGCAGTAGGTGAGCGTCTCGGATCGAGGCGGTAGAAGAGTGTCCCGGCATGAACGGCCGTCCAGAGGGCACCGTTGTGTTCCGGCGGGGTAAGGGGGAGCAGGTGCTCCCGGCGTTTTCGTGCGGGCGTTTGTTGAGCAACAGGGGCGTAGGAAGATTGGGGAATGCCGGAGGTGGAGGGAAGGCAGATGGCCACCGCTCCGCGTTCCAACCGCCTGAGCTTTAAGCGTGGAGAAGGGGAGTTGGGTGTGCGACTGAACGCCGTCATGCCATTGATTTTAGAAGTGGTAGCGCGTGTGGGCCGGTGTGCAGCCCACGGTGCTGTTGTCTGGTTTGCGCGAGGCCCAGGAGGGGCGACCTCGTCCCGCATAGGTTTGCCCCATTCAAAGAACGGGGCACCAACGTTCCTGGGGTCGGTATGAATAACGGAAGAGTATTGGACTGGGTCTGACATGACGATATCAGGCCCTCCACTCCTCTTGAAGGAAACCGCAGAGCGGGTGAACGGGGGAACTCCCGAGGCTGGTTCTCCTACCTGTTACTCTGTTTCCACTTTGTAGCTCTTTCAGGAGGCGTTCGCAATGTCCGAAGAATCCAAGGTAAAAGGCCCAGCATCCTACTTCCCCTCCATAGAGAAGACCTATGGTCAGCCTATTGATTACTGGATGAAAATTCTCGGTGGGCTAACGGGAAAAAAGCACATGGAAATGGTCAATACCCTTAAATCGGAGCATGGTATTGGTCATGGACATGCGAACGCTCTGGTCGGCTACTACCGAGAACTTAAAGACGTAAAGTAGTCTCTGCCCGTGTAACTCCGTACTACGAGAATTATCCTTGTGGTAAGGAGTTACAGTGCGGGAGCGGTGTCTCTTGGAAGGCCAGCACGAACAAGTGCGTCTGCCCTTTCCGGGTGCCTCACGGCAGCGGTGGGCGCGGCATGGGGTCGTCACGGGCTGCGCGTATGCCGTCCTCGGCGTGTGCCCGTTGGTCTCCTCTGCTGTCTGGCGACGGGCCCCTGCCGCCTCCCCTGCTGTGACGCGCCATGAGGGGAATGGGCGCGAATGCGTTCTGAGGCCGTGTGTCCTCTCCGGGTCCGTGGCTCCGGCGGGCGTCATCTACCCGGGTGCGTTTCGCGGCTGCACCAGGGCCGTCTTTACCCCACTGGCCGGATGCGGACCACCGCCTGCTCCGCATTCCTGCGCTGAGTGGATTCCGGTGCGCTCTATCCAGGCCGGGAGCCTTAAGAGTCGGATGTCTTCGCTTGTCATGCGTCACGCTTCCGCCCAGGACTGAGCGGAGGCAGGGTGCAGTTGTGGGGAGAACCCCTGGAGACCGTGAGGTACGTCTGATCGGCCATCGACGTGGAGCGGGTGAGGAACTCGCAGGCGCACCGGCACCCGCCCGATGCCGCCGCCGGGTGCCGGTGCGAGTTGGGCATGGCCGACCTACTCCTGACCCTGCTCTACCGGACGCTCTCCAGCAGCCAGCAGTGAGAGGCCTGGCGCTCAGGGGGGCAGCTGGAACGCGCCGGAGGAGTTCAGGTGGGTCCCTTCGCGGGCACAGCGCCCCCTGCGGCAAAGTCCCCGAGCGAAAGGCGCAGGACAGGCGCGAGCCTTCTGAGGTTGGCGAGCGACGGCTCCACCAGGTCAGTTTCGTAGCGGGAGACCAGGGACTGGAGGTCCTCATCGCCAAAGGCGAGGCGGGCGACGTCCCGTTGGGTGAGGCCCGCGCGGTCCCGCGCTTCTCGAAGCAGGGTGCCGGTGGACGGAAAATCTAAATACACATGCGTCATCTGTCATCAACGTATTACAGATGAGCCGATTTGTCAGATGCATTTTCTGTATACTGAGCAGTGTGCCGGGGAATGACGAGACAACCACGCCCGCGGATTCCACCTCAGCCCGCAGGGGTGGGGGGACGCTTTCCGCGGGCGAAGCGGGGCAACGGCTCAGGACTTACCTGCGCCGGCTTTCCATGCAGCAAAAAGAGCTTGCGGCGGCCCTGGGCGTGGACTCCAGCTACGTCAGCCGAATGGTGCTCGGGCACATCAACTGGACGACCGGGCAGTACTTCGGGCAGATCGCTTCCCACCTGCGGCTGACCGAGGCGGAGATCCGCGAGCTCAACCCGGCCGCTGTGGTGGAGATGCGCTCGGGCCAGGGCGGCGCGGGCACTCCCCAGGGCGTCGACAGTGAAATCCCCGAGGCGCTGCTGGAGGCGGGTGAACTCTACAAACACATTGATCCCCGCATCGCGGACCCGCAGGTTCAGCTCGCCCTGGCCCGCGCCGGATTTTTCGGTGGAGGGCCGCAGTCGCCCCAGGACTGGATTCAGTACTTCAACGACATTCGGCAGTGGTTGGGACACGCCTGATGCTCTACGGTCAGGAGTTCGCCGAAGCGATCGACTACCGCCACGGGCTCCACGGGTACGTTACGGACTTCTGGGCGCTGACGTCCAGCATGAACATCGCTGTGCAGGAAGGCACCTACAACAGCGCCGTGTTCCTGCCTCGCCCGGTCATCACCCTGGAGCCCGAGGTGTACTACAGCGACTGGAGCTTCACCCGCTTCCACGAGCTCGCGCATACGGTGCTGCGCGACAGCGGCATAGGTTGGCAACTCGCTCAGGAAGCCGACTATCCGGAGCAGTACCGGGCGTGGATTGAGGCGTACTGCAATTTCGGGGCAGCGCAGTTTCAGATGCCCAATCCCATGCTCCGGCGCGTCCTGTCCCAGTACGGGTACAGCCCGCAGGCGGTGCTCGCCCTCACCCGCGTGGCGGGCGTGGACCTGTTCGACGCGATGTACCGCGTTACGCACGGCTTTCTGGAAAGTGACGCGCGGCGCACCGCCTTCCTGACGCAGGGCAGCTACCTCAGGAAAGCCGTGACCACGAACGCGTGGTTTCCGCACAGCGAAGGCGACCGGATTCCCGAGGTCGCTTTGACGCTTTCGGGAGCAAAGCTGCTCACGCTTCCCCTCCGTTTCGGACGCAACCGCGTTCTGGGGTTGCTGAACGACTGAGGGCTGGCCGCGGGGCAAGTTTTCGCCGCCTCTTGATATTCATATTACACAAGTGTAATGTCAGGGACAACGGTCCTGCCGGGACCTCAGGAGGACACCATGTACCCCATTCCGCCGACCGAACCCCGCGCCCTGTCCCCCGCCTCCTGGAGCGCCCCGGGATGACTCTGCAGCCTCCCACTTCCACCTTTGTTCCCGCACGGCTCTACCACGTCCGCTCGGCCCTGCACGCGCAGAGCATGCGTGAGACCGCCCGCGCCCTGTTGCGCGCCGCCGAACGCCTCGACGGCCGCTCCGCACGCGTCACCTTCCGCCCTACTCCCTGCGGCTGGTGCGGCACGTGCGCGCAGTGGGTCGCCGGAGACCACTGCCCCGACTGCTGGGAAGGGAGATGCCCATGATCCGCCCTCTCCCCACCATCGCCTGCGTGCACCTTGGGCCCTGGCCCTTGACGCTGCTCGCGGAGCGTCACCCGGGCGTGCCCGCTGACGTCCTCAATGAGCGACGCCGGGTCCTGCACGCCACCCCGGACGCCCTCGCTGCGGGCGTCACCTCTGGTGGAATTTTATATATTCTAGGAGTGATGGCGCCCCTTCATCCGCCGTCTCGCGGGCCGGCTCCCCAGGGTCTCCACCAGGCGCCGTCAATGCCCAGACGCCATCCCCCCCATTCCGGCCATCACGATCACGGTCCACCTGCGCGTCATCAAGCACGTTGGAGGACGCACAGCCCCCGTGCAACCGAGGTCTGCGATTTACCTCAGACGCGCCCGTAACGATGCCGCGAAGGCCTCACGCCTCAACTGGACGGCGGCCTCAACGGCTTCCCGGACCACATCGGCCGCATTCAGGGTGCCGTCCAGCACAGCTTGCCGGAGCGTGTCCAGATCCCCAGCACTGAGCAGTTTCTTGTAATGCACGTTTAGGCTGGTCAGGAGCCGTGTGGCGGCCACCTCCGCGCTGACGCCCACGTACTGTACGGGTCGGCGTCAATCAGGACCGGCATGGAGGCCGCAGCCCGGGCTGGCTTGGGCTGCGCGGCGACCACGGGTGCTGGGCCCGCCGGGTAGGGGGAGTCGTCCGGATGGGAGATCAGGTGCATGAGCGCGGCCGCTCTGCTCTTCTTCACCACCAGGGCCTGCGTGCGCACCAGCCAGTCAAAGCGGTCCGCGCACGCGAGCAGGAAGGCCCGGTCGTGCTCTTTCATCAACTTCTCGAACGCCAGATGTGGTGTAGTCATCGGATTTTAAGTTGGTACTGCAGTTGCAGTTGCCCAAGGAGCCTGTTGTTCAAGGGCTTTCTGTCACCAGGCACCTCCGGAGAATTCCCGTGTTTGAGGGACCCAATCGCCAACTGCAACTGTAGTAGTAGAGCCGAAGGGACCGTCAAAGACAGCGGAAGCACAGTAATCGCCCTGAGAGCCTGACAGAAGTCATGAGAAGCCTTGGATGAGGTGCCAGCGAAGCGGGGAACATCGTCGGCGTGAGGGCTCAGGATCAGGGTTGGGGGAGAGGCAGAGGCTGTGTAGGAAAGGGCTTCTTTCCGTCAACGCCCGACGAACGGCACGACATCCCAGCTGTGCATGGCTCACTTCCGTGCGGCCGCCGAAGTCGCGCAGGGCCCGGGTGCTTTTGACGCTCTGCTGGAGCAACTACACCTGCTCGGGTGTGAGGGGTTGCTCGGTGGTGAGGACGGTCAGGGTTTGCTGATAGCGGGCAGTCAGGACCTGGTTGGCGGCAGTTGGGCGTTGCTCGAGCATGCGGAGCGAGGTCTGGACGCAGGAAGTGAGGGTGGTGACGACGGGGAAGGCCAGGGACGTTTTGGGGTGCATGAGACTTCCGGGGAGTGGTGGGTTCTCCCCTTTTTGATCAGGTTTGGCGACATAAGGGGTATTACGTAGAAGCCCAGCAACGAGGAATCGATTCGGAACCGAGCAGGACTCTCCCTCCCGCTGAACCTCCGCCTTCATGTGTGCTTCATTACTTATAGGCGACTGAAAAACAGTCACAACTGGGAGATGGACCCGCGACCGCCCTCAAGTGAACTTGACCGACTTGAGCGGCTCTCCCGGTACGACATTCTCGACACGCCACCTGAAGAGGAATTCGACCGGATCACCCGCCTCGCTCGGCAGCTCCTGCAAACTCCCATCGCCATCCTCAACTTCGTTGGGCGCAAACGCACCTGGCTCAAATCGCACCTGGGCACGAACGTTCGTGTCATAGACCGGAAGCACGCCATCTGTGCGGAAGCGATCAAACACCCAGGCGTGTTCACCATTGCCGACCTGCAACGCACACCGCAGTTCGCTCAGGAACCGATGCTCGTCCTCGGTGCCCGGTCGTATGCTGGCGCGCCACTGACCACGCCCGACGGCTTTAACATTGGGACGATCGCCGTCTTTGACCATCACCCCCGTGTCTTTACCGCCGGGGAACAAGCGCTTCTTCAGGACCTGGCGGCCATCGTCATCGACGCCCTGGAATTGCGCCGCGCCGTATTGCACTGGCAGGCTGCACAGGCGCAAAGCCACCACATGGCTTACCACGACCCACTGACCCGGCTTCCCAACCGCCGCCTGCTGATGGACCGGATCGCGCAGGCCCTTCACCAGGCCGAGCGGAGAGGCACGCCCCTGGGCATTCTCGTGGTCGACTTGGACGGCTTCAAACTCATCAATGACTCTCTCGGGCATGCAGCGGGTGACGCCTTCCTTATTACAGCGGGGCACCGTCTGTGCGAGCAGCTTCATGCGGACGACACCGTGGCGCGGGTCGGTGGAGACGAATTCGTGATTTTGCTTCCTGAACTGCAACGTGGCGCCGACGCAGCGCACGTGGCGGACAAGATCCAGCAGGCCCTGGAAGAGCCTTTCGTGTTGGAAGGTCAAACGCTCGAAGTCAGCGGTTGTATCGGTATCAGCCTTTACCCCGGAGACGGCCAGGACGCAGAAACCCTCCTGCGTGCGGCGGACACCGCCATGTACACCGCCAAAGCGGCAGGCAAAGGGGAATGCCGCTTCTACACGCAGGACATGACGAGGGCGGCCAATGAGAAGCTCTCCTTGCGGCAACGCCTCGTCCAGGCGCTGATACAGGGTGAGTTCCGGTTGCACTACCAACCGCAGGTGGAACTCGCCAGCGGCAGGGTGGTAGGCGCCGAAGCATTGCTCCGCTGGCCGCAAGCGGACGGAACGCTTCTTCCGCCCGACCACTTCATTCCCCGAGCAGAAGAAACGGGCCTCATTGTGCCGATCGGCCGCTGGGTTCTGCGGGAAGCGTGCACGCAGTGGATGCGCTGGCAAGCCAATCACAACGTGACGCTTGACCTGTCGGTGAACGTCTCTGTTCGTCAGTGGGAGCAGCCTCATTTCCTTGACGAGGTCCGGGAGGTCTTGCGGGAGACCGGATTTCCACCTGAGCGGCTCATTCTGGAAATCACGGAGAGCGCGCTGCTCGCCGATCCGGAAGACGCCCTCGCCCTGACTGCACAGTTGTCGGACTTGGGTGTAGGGGTCGCCCTGGATGACTACGGGAAGGGCTTTTCCAACCTGTACCAGCTGCAGCGCTTGTCGGTCAGTCACCTGAAGCTGGACCGGGCCTTTATTCAGTCCCTGCCGGGAGACCGCAGAGCGCGGGCCATCGCGCAGAGCGCCGTCACACTGGCTTCTGGGCTGGATGCATTGACGATTGGGGAGGGCATTGAGGTGCAAGAGCAGCTGGACGCGCTCCTCGCCATGGGCTGCCCCCTGGGACAGGGCTTTCACCTGGGGCGTCCCGTACCGCCGGAGGAGTTCCAGCAGCGTCATCTGATGGGCACCCGTCCTACCCGGTAGCATGCCGGCATAACCCTGGAACTGCTGGCCGCGAACCTCGACCTGCAGGGTCGGGCTGACCGCCTGGCCCGCCTGGATCTGGATACTCTCCGAAAAGAGGGCATCCGGGCCGGGCGTGATTCGGACG
The sequence above is drawn from the Deinococcus hopiensis KR-140 genome and encodes:
- a CDS encoding response regulator transcription factor, with product MQAHILVIEDNPDIAQVLQYELQEGGWDVSTASTGTSGLMQARETPPHLVILDLGLPDFDGVEVARRLRKTMDVPIIVLTAIDAVDRKVELLEAGANDYVTKPFHPEELLARVKVQLRQKKDDLLSFGDLQIHPERRQVLYDGKEVLLSRKEFELLLLLSRQPGRVYSRQEISNEIWKGELSTSSNVVDVHFGNLRSKLRDVAGRSYIRTVRGMGYALRTSA
- a CDS encoding DUF4287 domain-containing protein, encoding MSEESKVKGPASYFPSIEKTYGQPIDYWMKILGGLTGKKHMEMVNTLKSEHGIGHGHANALVGYYRELKDVK
- a CDS encoding helix-turn-helix domain-containing protein: MTHVYLDFPSTGTLLREARDRAGLTQRDVARLAFGDEDLQSLVSRYETDLVEPSLANLRRLAPVLRLSLGDFAAGGAVPAKGPT
- a CDS encoding helix-turn-helix domain-containing protein, translating into MPGNDETTTPADSTSARRGGGTLSAGEAGQRLRTYLRRLSMQQKELAAALGVDSSYVSRMVLGHINWTTGQYFGQIASHLRLTEAEIRELNPAAVVEMRSGQGGAGTPQGVDSEIPEALLEAGELYKHIDPRIADPQVQLALARAGFFGGGPQSPQDWIQYFNDIRQWLGHA
- a CDS encoding ImmA/IrrE family metallo-endopeptidase, producing MLYGQEFAEAIDYRHGLHGYVTDFWALTSSMNIAVQEGTYNSAVFLPRPVITLEPEVYYSDWSFTRFHELAHTVLRDSGIGWQLAQEADYPEQYRAWIEAYCNFGAAQFQMPNPMLRRVLSQYGYSPQAVLALTRVAGVDLFDAMYRVTHGFLESDARRTAFLTQGSYLRKAVTTNAWFPHSEGDRIPEVALTLSGAKLLTLPLRFGRNRVLGLLND
- a CDS encoding putative bifunctional diguanylate cyclase/phosphodiesterase, translated to MDPRPPSSELDRLERLSRYDILDTPPEEEFDRITRLARQLLQTPIAILNFVGRKRTWLKSHLGTNVRVIDRKHAICAEAIKHPGVFTIADLQRTPQFAQEPMLVLGARSYAGAPLTTPDGFNIGTIAVFDHHPRVFTAGEQALLQDLAAIVIDALELRRAVLHWQAAQAQSHHMAYHDPLTRLPNRRLLMDRIAQALHQAERRGTPLGILVVDLDGFKLINDSLGHAAGDAFLITAGHRLCEQLHADDTVARVGGDEFVILLPELQRGADAAHVADKIQQALEEPFVLEGQTLEVSGCIGISLYPGDGQDAETLLRAADTAMYTAKAAGKGECRFYTQDMTRAANEKLSLRQRLVQALIQGEFRLHYQPQVELASGRVVGAEALLRWPQADGTLLPPDHFIPRAEETGLIVPIGRWVLREACTQWMRWQANHNVTLDLSVNVSVRQWEQPHFLDEVREVLRETGFPPERLILEITESALLADPEDALALTAQLSDLGVGVALDDYGKGFSNLYQLQRLSVSHLKLDRAFIQSLPGDRRARAIAQSAVTLASGLDALTIGEGIEVQEQLDALLAMGCPLGQGFHLGRPVPPEEFQQRHLMGTRPTR